A window of Nicotiana tabacum cultivar K326 chromosome 24, ASM71507v2, whole genome shotgun sequence contains these coding sequences:
- the LOC107776547 gene encoding amidase 1-like (The RefSeq protein has 1 substitution compared to this genomic sequence) has protein sequence MESCEYGALIEKFTLQPICSSSEQLPLNGLTFAVKDIFDVEGHITGFGNPDWAKTHSAATSTATTVLTLLKAGATCIAKTVMDEMAYSINGENVHYGTPVNPVSPDRVPGGSSSGSAVAVGAKLVDFSLGTDTGGSVRVPASYCGIYGIRPSHGVVSTVGVTPMAQSFDTVGWFARDPLILKQVGRVLLQSPQVNSVHPTNIIIAEDCFKLLDSKSNQLIEVLVSSVEKLYGSHMIKYASVGDCIEGNVPSLKKFMTLGTGNDESYIPSLLALSAAMRLLQRYEFKENHGEWVSTVKPSLGPGIAERVWEALKATDENIDVCHSVKAELRAALTALLGDSGILAIPTVPGPPPKLRTDTSALEGFRVKAFSLLSIAGVSGFCQVSIPLGMQDNLPISVSLLGKHGSDWLLLDAVEAIHNVLKGQI, from the exons ATGGAGTCATGTGAATATGGAGCTCTCATTGAGAAATTCACACTGCAACCAATTTGCTCTTCTTCAGAGCAACTCCCCTTGAATGGCTTAACCTTTGCCGTGAAAGACAT ATTTGATGTGGAAGGACATATCACTGGTTTTGGAAATCCAGACTGGGCCAAGACCCATTCTGCGGCAACATCTACTGCAACAACTGTGCTGACTCTTTTGAAGGCTGGTGCTACTTGTATTGCTAAAACTGTCATGGATGAAATGGCTTACAG CATAAATGGTGAAAATGTTCATTATGGCACACCTGTGAATCCTGTTTCACCAGATCGGGTACCTGGAGGGTCTTCAAGTGGATCTGCAGTTGCAGTCGGTGCAAAACTTGTAGATTTCTCCTTAG GGACTGACACTGGAGGAAGTGTTAGAGTTCCTGCATCATATTGTGGAATTTATGGGATTCGACCTTCTCATGGAGTTGTTTCAACTGCCGGAGTCACACCTATGGCACAAAGCTTTGATACAGTGG GGTGGTTTGCAAGGGATCCTCTGATCTTAAAGCAAGTTGGAAGAGTCCTACTTCAATCTCCCCAAGTGAATTCCGTGCATCCAACTAACATTATCATTGCAGAAGACTGTTTTAAGCTCCTGGATTCCAAGAGTAACCAATTGATTGAAGTACTTGTTAGCTCAGTGGAGAAGTTATATGGAA GTCATATGATTAAATACGCGAGTGTAGGGGATTGCATTGAGGGAAATGTTCCAAGTTTGAAGAAATTCATGACGCTTGGAACTGGCAATGATGAATCTTACATTCCATCCTTGCTAGCTCTCTCAGCTGCCATGCGGTTGCTTCAAAG GTATGAATTCAAGGAGAATCATGGAGAATGGGTTAGTACAGTCAAGCCTAGTTTAGGTCCGGGAATAGCAGAACGCGTATGGGAAGCGCTGAAGGCCACAGATGAAAATATTGATGTGTGCCACTCTGTGAAGGCTGAGCTTCGAGCAGCTCTCACTGCTCTCCTTGGG GATTCTGGTATACTTGCAATCCCAACTGTTCCTGGGCCTCCACCAAAACTAAGAACTGACACAAGTGCATTGGAAGGATTTCGTGTTAAAGCTTTTAGTCTGTTATCAATTGCTGGAGTATCTGGATTTTGCCAG GTCAGCATACCTCTGGGGATGCAAGACAATCTTCCTATATCAGTTTCTTTACTGGGAAAACATGGTTCAGACTGGTTGCTGTTAGATGCTGTTGAGGCTATTCACAACGTTCTCAAGGGGCAAATCTGA